The Maylandia zebra isolate NMK-2024a linkage group LG7, Mzebra_GT3a, whole genome shotgun sequence genome contains a region encoding:
- the mzt2b gene encoding mitotic-spindle organizing protein 2 isoform X1, whose product MSQQAQQTIPSAPDSPALVVTSNVQKYAIKKKKVLSAEEIELFELTQAAGITVDQEVFKIIVDLLKMNVAPQAVFQTLKAMCAGQRVAESCGGDLSAGAHTTSMTTAHTEAREEDSLASGKSPKLAAAPPTAAGPRATRVNTKIVVYGPQDTSSPHSQGVRSKAGTSHSEKSREASSQRVQRQPSATRGQKTKSSGSSSSSSQINST is encoded by the exons ATGTCTCAACAAGCACAACAAACGATTCCTTCCGCCCCTGACTCCCCTGCGCTGGTTGTCACATCTAACGTGCAGAAATATgcaataaagaagaagaaagtccTCAGCGCCGAAGAAATTGAGCTGTTCGAACTTACTCAGGCTGCAGGAATTACTGTGGATCAGGAGGTTTTTAA aATCATAGTGGACTTGCTGAAGATGAATGTGGCTCCTCAAGCAGTCTTCCAGACCTTGAAGGCAATGTGTGCAGGACAGAGGGTAGCTGAAAGCTGTGGTGGAGACCTTTCAGCTGGCGCCCACACCACAAGCATGACCACAGCGCACACAGAAGCCAGAG AAGAGGACTCTTTGGCCTCTGGAAAGAGCCCTAAACTTGCCGCAGCTCCCCCCACAGCAGCAGGCCCCAGAGCCACAAGGGTCAACACTAAGATTGTGGTCTACGGCCCCCAAGACACTAGTTCTCCTCACTCTCAAG gAGTGCGCAGTAAAGCCGGTACCAGCCACAGTGAGAAGAGCAGGGAGGCTTCCAGCCAGAGAGTGCAGCGGCAGCCCAGTGCCACTAGAGGGCAGAAAACCAAGAGCTCCGGCAGCAGTAGTTCTTCCTCACAGATAAACTCGACCTAA
- the mzt2b gene encoding mitotic-spindle organizing protein 2 isoform X2, whose protein sequence is MSQQAQQTIPSAPDSPALVVTSNVQKYAIKKKKVLSAEEIELFELTQAAGITVDQEVFKIIVDLLKMNVAPQAVFQTLKAMCAGQRVAESCGGDLSAGAHTTSMTTAHTEARGVRSKAGTSHSEKSREASSQRVQRQPSATRGQKTKSSGSSSSSSQINST, encoded by the exons ATGTCTCAACAAGCACAACAAACGATTCCTTCCGCCCCTGACTCCCCTGCGCTGGTTGTCACATCTAACGTGCAGAAATATgcaataaagaagaagaaagtccTCAGCGCCGAAGAAATTGAGCTGTTCGAACTTACTCAGGCTGCAGGAATTACTGTGGATCAGGAGGTTTTTAA aATCATAGTGGACTTGCTGAAGATGAATGTGGCTCCTCAAGCAGTCTTCCAGACCTTGAAGGCAATGTGTGCAGGACAGAGGGTAGCTGAAAGCTGTGGTGGAGACCTTTCAGCTGGCGCCCACACCACAAGCATGACCACAGCGCACACAGAAGCCAGAG gAGTGCGCAGTAAAGCCGGTACCAGCCACAGTGAGAAGAGCAGGGAGGCTTCCAGCCAGAGAGTGCAGCGGCAGCCCAGTGCCACTAGAGGGCAGAAAACCAAGAGCTCCGGCAGCAGTAGTTCTTCCTCACAGATAAACTCGACCTAA